GTTATTTGCATCCGCAGGTATTTAAATATTTTGAAGAAGTAGATGAAATCTGGCATGCCGGCGATATCGGCAATGTGGAACTGGCAGATAAACTGGAAGCATTTAAACCTTTCCGGGCTGTTTTTGGTAACATCGATGGTGCGGATATCCGTATCCGTTACCCGGAAACCCTTCAGTTCACCCTGGAAGGAGTAGAGGTATTGATGACCCATATTGGTGGTTATCCGGGGAAATATGCCCCCGGTATCCGGGAACAAATAAAAAACCATCCGCCCAAACTCTTTATCTGCGGGCATTCTCATATCCTCAAAGTAATGCCTGACCCGGCACTCCATTTGTTGCATATGAACCCGGGCGCTTGCGGACAGCAAGGCTGGCACAAAGTAAAAACACTCCTGAGATTTCAGCTGGAGGCAGGTCGTATTCAACAACTGGAAGTCATAGAACTACCAAAATGACCGCTGCAAAAGGCTACCTATAACTGAAACAACGCTTATGGACAAACGAATACTACTTGTATTACTAATTGTTTGCTGCCGGATCAGCCCATTGTCTGCGCAGAGCAGGTTGATGAAATGGCTGCATACGGACAATGATACGGCCTATATTGAGGATCATACGGAAGATATTACCTTTCGCCTGTATGGCTCCCGTAAATACACGAAATATGATATTGTTGACAGAAAACAAAACAGGGATATTCTCTACCGGCCCAATACGCCGCTCAATATCGGTTTTGGCGCCAACTACCGCTTTATTGGCCTGAACCTGGGTTTTAACCTGCCTTTTATTAATAAATACGATAAATACGGGAAGACAAAATATCTCGATCTGCAATCACATATTTATCTCCGTAAACTGGCGATCGACTTCTACGGACAATATTACAAAGGATATTATATTGCTAACCCGGAGGAGGTTT
The Chitinophaga sp. MM2321 DNA segment above includes these coding regions:
- a CDS encoding metallophosphoesterase family protein, with protein sequence MSDTHSYLHPQVFKYFEEVDEIWHAGDIGNVELADKLEAFKPFRAVFGNIDGADIRIRYPETLQFTLEGVEVLMTHIGGYPGKYAPGIREQIKNHPPKLFICGHSHILKVMPDPALHLLHMNPGACGQQGWHKVKTLLRFQLEAGRIQQLEVIELPK